In Mixophyes fleayi isolate aMixFle1 chromosome 3, aMixFle1.hap1, whole genome shotgun sequence, the genomic stretch ATACCAGCCTCCCAACAGTATCAACAGTATATCATGCATGTTAACTGGTGATATGGTTTTTACTTTATCTATTTAAGGTAAACGCAAAATCTTGATGAATTATATGAAGGGTCATTTGTTACCAAAATATACTTATCGTGATAGATGAATGTGTCTGTAATGTCCTTGCTTAAAATCTTTTGACatattgatattatttttttgtgtatttttctttttcctatATTATGGCTTTtcagttatttataaataatCTCTCTGAATGATTTACCAACAAATCCTAGGGTATAAAATTTACAATATGTTACTGGCCTATGTTTGGTAGACTGGCTTGTTTACCAAAATGGCTATTCCTATTTGTAGTATTTTCATGCTTTCACTATCACTTTCACTTATCATTTAATTGAAGTGCATGGGAGAACAACAATTAAAGTACAATTTTGGAAAATAGTTTATAAGTTGGCACAACATATTGTGTTTATATAAAGCTTATATACAGCAAATACATGATTCTTATTGTTGTCTTTAAGTGGCTACAGAAGTACAAACAAGCCTTCTGAAACATTTTCCTATATTGATCAGGTATCTTCATGTGTAGTTCTGTAAATCCCCCTCCCCCTATAAAATATTACCAAACTATTTTTTCATTCTGGATAATTTATGACACTCCCATTTAAGCATTATGTTTCGCTcttcatattattttttattttacatttgaattttgtaataaatatattaaatgcaaCATATTGATGTTACCTTGTCAGAGAAAATATAAACTCTGAGCAGTGACAATCTTCCCCTTCCATCAAAAAGTGCTTGGGCATTATGCATATCAAACAGAAATACAATCTTGATCCTTCCGTATAATGCCATCAGTAAATTAAAGCCCTGTAGTTATCTGAGTAACTTCTGAAGTCATGTCATCTCCTGCAGGAACTCCTGACTCTAGAGATGACATTTCCACGGCTAGTCATACCTGATGGTTAGTCCTATCCACCGTGTTAGCAGTGGATGCATGGTCACGAGTATTGTGACGCATGCGGGCAGAGTTCTGCTGCTCAATGGTTGAAGATGTAGGAATGCAAAATTCTCTGAAGCATCTCTTAAAGTTCTCATCCAGAAAAGCATAAAGGACTGGATTAAGGCAGCTGTTTGTGTAACCCAGAGCAATACACACATGCCAGGTTACTGTCTGAAAGAGAGAAGGAGGGACATTGATCAAGGCTTTAATAATCACATAAATGTGAATAGGAGTCCAGCAGACAATGAACACAGCTACTACAACAAGCACCATCCTGGTGATTCTTCTGAGATTTCTGTCCTTTTCTTTGGACCCAGAAAGCATGCGGACACTCTTGAGTCGTAAGATCATCATCCCATAGCATACTGTTATAATAAGGACCGGCATTATAAATGCAAAAATGAAAACACATATTTTCAGAAGGTTATCCCAGTACCACGATGGATGTGGAAATATAACAGCACAATCAATAGAccctaaaaaaacattaaaagaaatgtttcagtatatttctttttataacagttttatttattgtatgtatttttttcagaaattataaAACAGATCTTCTCTATGGCTCTTGAACAATTAGGGGTTTAACAATAACAAAAATCATGTAAACGGTATGGAGATGGGTCAAACTGGTGTGCTTTTATTAGTGTTTTTAACACTAATAAAAGTATGTAAAAAGTATCGGAAAGTATTCCATTGGTTCCAAGGATGCCATGCTCACGAGCATTTGCACTTGCGGCTGAGGGTGTTTGATTTATGACACTGCTTTTCTGACACCGCCTCCTCCATGTGCTATTATTTATCCAAATAAACATGTTGAAGTCAATGgagtgttttctaaagacctcCTGACTGCAAGTGCAAGCACTCGCTAACCACCATGTGTGTGAGATGAGGCATCAATGTCATTTAACACAATGCCAGTGGATAAGTATCCTTATTGTGAATATTGGATCTTATATAAAATCAGTACTATATGTTAAAGACATGGGTACTTTTAAAATATCTAACTAGTATTTGTCAAATTAACTGTGAAATCTGGTTTTTAAACCACAAAAATATTTGTTGGTAAACTACTAGTAATAGCACTATGGAGAGGCTACCGGCAATGGTGACagtagcaaatgtaaaaataaagagtaaaataatttaaaaaagtgtgTTTTGGAAGAAAGAAATGGAAAGAGACTTGTACTATTTGGTGGGATCTCAATTAAAACTAATATCACTATATTATATGCCGTTTTGGTCATCTTCAATTAACTGTATTCATTTTCTATTCAAATTAAATAACTTTGCCAAACATTTTAAATCACTAACCTATACATGGATACAGATGAATATGATTTAGAAAATGTTGTTCATTTTAAATAGAATGTGAAATAAATATTGAGCTGCTCTTCCTTGTCATGCTCTTTGTATCCTATATTGACACATCTAATAACACTCAGTTGAGTCTTCAGAGAAATTAATTTATGACTGTACCAGAGCTACGTTAGTTGTTCAAATGTATTTTGCTCTGTACAAAGTTAGATAAGAGCTGAAATGTGTGATTCACATCCAGATGAATGATCCATGAAATTAATGGGACAGCATGCTCTGCTATCTTTCATTTCATTTTCCAGTTTAGCTACAGTACAATAGTGTCTGTGAAATTCTAAATGCAGAGCGTTGAAGTGAATCTGTGAGAATTGTAATTGATGTCATACCGTGATATTTTGCTAATTTGTGATTAGTTTCTCACAAATCTGTTTATTTTGGCTAAATCTATATTTGTTTATTGAATTTAGAAAAAGATTAAATTTAAGTCCAAACATGTAAATAAGAAATCTATAAAACATTGGACTATGCTACTGAAACATATGTATGACTACAGATTACTAgattttaattgtattattatttgataCTTATTAGAACTAATTTACTaatattgcatttaggtgcacaaTTTGCACTTAGCCTCAACAGCCAATCAGCCTTAGTAACTCTAAACTGCAACCAAGAAAATTTAACATATAATTACTTTTGAATTGATCCAACTTCCTTTTATTTGCATTGCTAAAATGTTCTATAATGTTTTAAGGAGCAGCAATGTTCTTTACTGTTAATTCCAGTTAGATatttaaattgttatttaatttttatgcaGGAGGTAAAACATCACACTATTTGTTTTACCTGTATATAAACTTGGCATGGGAACCACCTTATCCTAAAGGATTTATTTGTGTGAGATAAGCAATTATATAGTATGCCCAGACGTCGAAGTGGTATATACAGTGgtgtgccataccaccacttctcctactgccttcattgtaaactaTCAAATttaattcacttacattcccattacatttccataccgccacttctaaatgtccactttgaccactgagtaCACTTTCAAGAAATATTGTAGCCAAATGTTAGTAAATAGGTGTCCCCTATTAAGGCGATACAGGAAGCAAAATCTAACTTTTATAGgtgctacaaactttacaaaaAAATGAGGATATTATGTGATTAAATAAGATTGAATGATACAtttcttgaaaatgcatttgcctatctatctatctatctatctatctatctatctatctgtctgtctgtctgtctgtctgtctgtctgtctgtcgatctatctatctatctatcttaatgTTAAATCAGAATGAATGTATGTCTGTAGTTTTCTCCAAGACTTCTAAATACAGCAAGTTGGGATTTAGTATAATTATTCACTATTTGTGATCCAAACCTTTTTGTATATGTTGGTTATGAGAGTGACATTGTttaatatttactctttgttGATTAGGTATGCATCTATTTGTGTAGGTGTTATTCAACATACTTGGTATATCACTCTGTTTAACATGCACAGTGACAGTAAgactcatttatttagcacaattTAGAAATACACTTAACACATTTAattgtgccttacaaatctacgataataataataataataataataataataaaaataataattttcctaTGCTGAAATTGACATTTTTCATTCCTTTACATGATTGTAAGTCATAAAATTGATACTGTGATTTTTCTACGTACTAAATGcctctaataaaaatattgttaaaataatagtaataataataataataatctatacatTTACTGTGCCTATAAGTCCACTTCCTGGTTTTGGTTCCAGTACAAACACTCTTCTTGATTTTTTTAGGACTGCAGGCCATGATTTTACTGCGCATGACAGACAAAAACCATAATAACTTTACTTTATCTCCCTTCATTAATTTTAGCCTTCTCATCTTTTGCCATATACAGTGCTTAGATGGtccaaatgcattaaaaatataagCAGCCGTCTTGGAGGACAAATGAAAAATCAGGGAAGTTTGAGTGTCGAAAAAGCTGCCTACTGAAGTGGTATCACCCTCTAACTCTTCATATTGCAGGAGAGTCCCTTTTCTGTTAGCTGGAGAATGCggtaaaatgttattatttataaaaataaatacattttttcttaattatatATCACAAAAGGGGAAGAAGTTGTAGGTAAAAATTCAACAACAtctgttgaaaaaatgatgtttgttttgatttattttttctccATTATATTCTTTACTCACCTCTGTCAGATTTTGTTGTTGCCATCAACATTACAGGTAAACCAATGGCAGAAGAAAGAATCCAGTTGCAAACATTAACAATTTTAGCATTTTGTGGTGTCCTGAAGTCAAGAGCTTTCACTGGATGGCAGACAGCTATGTACCGGTCAACACTCATTGTAGTCAGGGTGAAAATACTTGTGAACATATTATAGTAGTCTATTGATATAACAATTTTACATACAATATTACCAAAGGGCCATGTTCCCATAAGATAGTTCACACTTTGAAATGGCAGAGTACTTGTTGCAAGAGCATCCGCTAGGGCAAGATTAAAAATGTAGATATTGGTGGCTGTCTTCATTTTGGTGTacctaaaatatgataaaataacaATGAAAAACAATCTTGAATAAAAGTTTTTCAAGAATCACACATAGATTTAAAAAATCTGCATCTCTTTGTTTGTGCTTTGGACCCTGTTGGCTTCCAAGAAAGGGGTTTTGACCTTTTTGGAAACTTTATCTGTGTACAACTCATGCACTCTAGAAAACAAAGGGCCAATTACATATCCGTGCATTGCCTCCCTGACTCAAACCCTCTTTAAAACATTTGCATCAAAACACTGTAATTCACTTATTAATTTAACCTCACTGTATAAGTTAATGACTTTGTGACATGAGGTTTCAAGTTTCACAATTTCAGTGgcattattttttaactttgcacAAAAATACATTCCACACTTATTTGTATGCATAGTACCTTGAACTAAGCATAAACAATGTGCTTAAAAATAACTATGAAGAAAATGCTGTTAAGTTTACAGAATCAACTCTCCTTTTGCTCTCATCTGTGCGACTGTGCGGTGTGTCCCTCAACTGCTCCAAATCTCACTCTCTTCTAATCTGAACCTCATCTCATTAATTTGTACTTCTCATCTGTGcaactgtgcttttttttttacaagaaaatgtaacaggaatttgttatctattgCCATGACCTGTGTTGAGTTGCTGATCACTGAACAATAGTTTTATGACACTGGCCTGGCACTCATCTAGCCAAAATAACTAGTTTTCTTTTCTCCTTCTCTGAACAGCTCACCAATTAGGACAGATGTAACTTGTTCAGAAATCAGCCTCACTTTTTCTTATCATTCAGTCTAGAGGGACATCAGCATGGGGGACAGATGTGTGTTTTCTGCAAAAAGTGTTTTTCTCAcgaagtgtttagaaaatacaattaaacaacacagttgaacaaacattgaaccACATCTGAAGACATCCAGATATAAGCTGCATTTGCTACATAATTCTTCACTCTTTCTCTAACTGCACTGAACATTGCAGCtagtgtttttgtttatttacccattattcttaaatcccaatgtttaacaaattgcctTTCTTACTCtactttcatggcattatc encodes the following:
- the OPRM1 gene encoding mu-type opioid receptor, coding for MDISLNSSLSPADSLTNSTIGGVVNVSLAAMRCPVGALGNATSLDENQSYICNGREMPNEDTNSIIIAIIITALYSMICVVGLFGNVLVMYVIVRYTKMKTATNIYIFNLALADALATSTLPFQSVNYLMGTWPFGNIVCKIVISIDYYNMFTSIFTLTTMSVDRYIAVCHPVKALDFRTPQNAKIVNVCNWILSSAIGLPVMLMATTKSDRGSIDCAVIFPHPSWYWDNLLKICVFIFAFIMPVLIITVCYGMMILRLKSVRMLSGSKEKDRNLRRITRMVLVVVAVFIVCWTPIHIYVIIKALINVPPSLFQTVTWHVCIALGYTNSCLNPVLYAFLDENFKRCFREFCIPTSSTIEQQNSARMRHNTRDHASTANTVDRTNHQV